A window of the Oncorhynchus masou masou isolate Uvic2021 chromosome 13, UVic_Omas_1.1, whole genome shotgun sequence genome harbors these coding sequences:
- the LOC135551819 gene encoding chromatin accessibility complex protein 1-like has translation MSGDNVNHASNSKGISLPMTRVKMIMKSSPDVSSINQEALLITTKATELFVQYLALSSFNNGPGKDNKTLLYSDLANTVEGTETFQFLTDILPKKIFARDYLKLIEENPIEEADN, from the exons ATGTCTGGAGACAACGTTAATCATGCATCTAACAGCAAAGGCATCTCTCTTCCAATGACTCGCGTGAAAATGATCATGAAAAGTTCTCCCGACGTTTCAAGCATCAACCAAGAGGCTCTTCTCATCACCACCAAAGCAACA GAACTGTTCGTTCAGTACTTGGCTCTGTCCTCGTTCAATAATGGACCAGGGAAAGACAATAAGACACTCTTGTACAGTGATCTGGCCAATACTGTTGAGGGAACAGAGACTTTTCAGTTTCTCACAG ATATCCTACCAAAGAAGATCTTCGCTCGAGATTACCTGAAGCTCATAGAGGAAAATCCAATTGAGGAAGCAGACAATTGA
- the LOC135551817 gene encoding GATA zinc finger domain-containing protein 1 yields MPLGLKPCCAVCKTNSSSMWKKGNQGEILCNNCTGKSTSSGASGPSVSSNTLQNNGGGKQSKQEIHRRSARLRSTKYKAPASEKKVSTKGKGRRHIFKLKNPIKAPESVSTIITSESVFYKGVYYQMGDVIKVTDEDDGRPYYAQIRGFIQDQYCERSAALTWLIPTQASPKDLFDPATYIVGPEEDLPRKMEYLEFVCHAPSEYFKSRSCPYPTIPIRPEKGYIWTHIGPTPAIAIKESFGNSN; encoded by the exons ATGCCTCTGGGTTTGAAACCATGTTGCGCTGTCTGCAAAACAAACTCATCGTCtatgtggaaaaagggaaacCAAGGAGAGATCCTGTGCAATAACTGCACGGGGAAGAGCACCAGCAGTGGAGCATCTGGACCCTCGGTGTCCTCCAACACACTACAGAATAATGGCGGGGGCAAGCAG TCTAAACAAGAGATCCACAGGAGATCAGCACGGTTGAGGAGCACAAAGTACAAAGCCCCTGCCTCTGAAAAAAAGGTGTCTACCAAAGGAAAAGGCAGAAGACACATATTCAAACTAAAAAAT CCAATCAAAGCACCAGAATCTGTTTCCACAATCATCACATCAGAATCAGTCTTTTATAAG GGTGTGTATTATCAGATGGGAGACGTCATCAAAGTGACAGACGAGGATGATGGGAGGCCGTACTATGCACAGATCAGAGGTTTCATCCAGGACCAGTACTGTGAGAGGAGTGCCGCGTTGACTTGGTTGATACCAACCCAGGCCAGTCCTAAGGACCTGTTTGATCCAGCCACTTACATTGTTG GTCCAGAGGAGGATCTACCCAGGAAGATGGAGTACTTGGAGTTTGTGTGCCACGCCCCCTCGGAGTACTTCAAGTCCAGGAGCTGCCCCTATCCCACCATTCCTATCCGTCCAGAGAAAGGCTACATCTGGACCCATATTGGACCCACGCCGGCCATCGCTATCAAAGAATCATTTGGCAACAGCAATTAG